A window of the Macaca nemestrina isolate mMacNem1 chromosome X, mMacNem.hap1, whole genome shotgun sequence genome harbors these coding sequences:
- the LOC105496933 gene encoding motile sperm domain-containing protein 1 yields the protein MHQQKRQPELVEGNLSVFVFPTELIFYADDQSTHKQVLTLYNPYEFALKFKVLCTTPNKYVVVDAADAVKPQCCVDIVIRHRDVRSCHYGVIDKFRLQVSEQSQRKALGRKEVVATLLPSAKEQQKEEEEKRIKEHLTESLFFEQSFQPENRAVSSGPSLLTVFLGVVCIAALMLPTMGDVESLVPLYLHLSVNQKLVAAYIVGLITMAILRT from the coding sequence AtgcatcaacaaaaaagacagcCAGAGTTAGTGGAAGGAAATCTTTCTGTTTTCGTGTTCCCCACGGAGCTCATATTTTATGCAGATGATCAGTCAACACATAAGCAAGTGTTGACACTGTACAATCCCTATGAGTTTGCCTTAAAGTTCAAAGTTTTGTGTACTACTCCAAATAAGTATGTTGTCGTTGATGCTGCAGATGCAGTAAAGCCTCAGTGTTGTGTGGATATTGTGATTCGTCATAGAGATGTTCGATCCTGTCACTATGGTGTAATAGACAAATTTCGTCTTCAAGTTTCTGAGCAAAGCCAGAGGAAGGCTTTGGGAAGAAAAGAGGTTGTTGCTACTCTTCTCCCATCAGCAAAAGAAcaacaaaaggaagaagaggaaaaaagaataaaggaacatttaactgaaagtttattttttgagCAGTCATTTCAACCAGAAAACAGAGCTGTCTCCTCAGGACCTAGTTTACTAACTGTCTTCCTGGGAGTGGTGTGCATTGCAGCCCTGATGCTGCCTACAATGGGGGATGTGGAATCGCTGGTGCCTCTCTACCTCCACTTAAGTGTGAATCAAAAATTAGTGGCTGCTTATATCGTAGGTCTTATCACAATGGCCATACTTAGAACATGA